In Nicotiana tabacum cultivar K326 chromosome 10, ASM71507v2, whole genome shotgun sequence, the DNA window ATTCAACACTTATTACATTTTCCTTGCAGTGAGCCTAATCATATGTATTTGAGTATTACCACGACAACGACAGCAATAACAACTCCTCATTCCCAAAGATGTCGGgttggctatatgaatcctcaatgACCATGTTGCTTAAGTATTACAGCAGAACCAAGAAAAAAGACCAACAAAATAGACATTCTTTCATTAAGATAACTCCTACTTTCATGCATAAAACTGTCTTTTGtacattttcttcctctttttttttgttgagaaaagCATCCTCGCATTCACATACAACCTGATTGTGATTTATTCTCAATGAATAGAAATTTGAATCAATCACGTCCCATATATTGCTTTTCTAAAACTCAAAACCACTTAATCAATGATATGTCATCCCGTACATTGTGATAAGGCTAAATGTTTTGTTAGTTGATGTAAATTTTGTATATCTTGACTGGAAAGTGCAGGTGCTCAGTCAATCTTTTGAAGGCAGATGGCTTATGTTATAAACACTATTTGCCTTGGTTATAAGATCAGTACCCAGTTGCTGGgtgttaattttaaaaaaaaaatgatctGTCATCCCTGGACATACCAAAGTATAGGACTTTCAACCCCAATAGAGCACATCCCTAGCCCCTCACCTTAAATTGAAGGACTAGCTGAGACACATTACTATGTTGTTACCATGATCAGCCTCCCAACGACATCATTATCAAACTTGAATAAGTTACCAAAAGCTTAGTACTGTTTTCATGTTACACTCTGAATGATCTGAACATTATAGCTCTCTGATTACTCCCTTCTtcagtttttaattttttaattttttaattttgattataTATAGGGGGTAGGGCAAGGGGAAATGAGGAAGGGGATTACAAGGTGGGAAATTGAACCCTTATCAAGAAGGTGAAAATTCAGGTAGCCAACCAACTAAGCTACTAAGATTCCCCTACTTCAGTTCTTTAAAAACAGGAGAAAAAAAGGGAGGAAACATACTGTGCAGATCCTTGGTCCACAATTTCACTCCTCTCACTTAGCGCAGCTTGGAAGACGTCAGAAAGCGCACTGTTTCCATCCAACTCAACATTGTCCTTGCTGTTTATGTGTTGAAAATGAGTTTGATATGCTTCTGCATAAAGAAGAATTTTCAGTCAGCAGATTAAATTTCCATCTCCTTTCATAGTAAATGAAGAGTTCTATATACCTGTTGATCCACTTGATACCACTGAGGGGATATCCTGAAGGAGTTTCTGACACATTGTTGTACCCTGGAAATCAAGGAAAGTGTAATTCAAAAAGTTCAGTCTCTCAGATTCTTTCATCACTGAGAAACCAAATGAAGTGGTCCATGTGTTTAGCACGCTGGAAACAGCTGGCAAAACTAGCCTCTCAACTCTTAATTCCATGAGTTTCTGGAACAAATAACAAAATAGCATTAGTTGAAACACAACCAGATCAGATAAATATATTCACACTATGTCAAAGCATGTTCATCATTAGCCTCTACCTGCATATTACAGACCCCCATATTTAAGACTACTTCATATGTTAAGCTTGGCAGTTCACAGCGGCAGACTCTGTGAGAAATTATAAGGTTTCATGTTTTTGTTTCAGTATCATGACAAAGAACCCAGACCCcactttgtgggattttactgggtcatTGTTGTTGTATCATGACAAAGAAAGATTACCATAAAAATAGCCACAGCTATCAGGACCATTGCAATCCCCCCTGTGATATGCCCCATACAATCACTTATTCTTAGTAGAATTGAGGGCTTTTTGTTTAGATTGGTAACAAGAACTTGACATCTTTGCTGTTAAACAAACTAGATGTAGCATAAGTGTGCATTGCGTAACCCTAAGACTGACTAAAGGTTTTTCTCCTATAAATTGCATGTTTCTGATCAGGAGAACTATCAGATGTCCCCAACCAGTCAACTCAATAACCTTCAAAATATTGATTATACAACCCTGGCAAGGAAAGAAGCATATGACTAGAAACTCAAACAAGATTTCCTACAAATTATAGTTTTCATGAACATACCTGCCTAATTAAATAATTCTTGGGATCTTTTAAACACATCCATTAAGTACACTCTCTCAGCAATAACTATTCTGTCCCCTCCCCAGAAGAAGAAAAGGTAAGGAAAAGGAAAGAAGGTATAGATGCAAACCTTTTCAAGCTCATTCATCAAGATGCGACACATTCCTAGTCGGCGGTACTGAAATCGTGTTGCCACAAGAGGAACCTCGGCTACCTTTTCTCCATAAATCCTTTGAAATGAGCAGGAAAATTGTCAGTTTACTTTCTAACGAATACACATGCTGTTCAACTAATTTTTAAGACTAAGGAGATTTAAACTTGCTGGAAAATATTAATGGGTTGGGTCCACCCATAAGGGGTGCTAGATGACCCACAAGCCCATTAATTATTCCTCCACGAGTCCACGTAAAACCCTAAAGCTAGCCAATATAAACACCATTATGGGTGTTTAAGAGGGATTGTCTTCCATGAGAAATAAaacggctagggtttggaggagTTCTCTGCATCTAGAGGATTCTAGACTGTGGACAAAGGGGATTCATCCACTTCGTGAGGATTCCCCGATGACAGGTGACATAAGTCATGGTTGATGCAAATCCGCTTCCCCAAAGGAGAAATCAGTAAATCCCCTAACTAGTATTTATATGTTAAATACTACAATACTGAAATAGAAAGAAGAGAACTATACTTGAatgatataaataatatataatgGTTCAAGGATACCTTACAGTCGCTACTGTAATCAGTTCATCATTTCTTTCCAAAAGCACAGTATAAAACCCCTGAAAATTTAAACGATTCAGCTCCGACCTGCAATTTCAGATTCCAACTTTTGTCAGAGCCTAAATAATTAAAGCATATTTATACAAACTCTGAAAGAAGTGTCAAGTGTTTAAGTAACTCAAGAGATAAAATAATACATTTGCTTGGTAAACCCACAAGACAATCTGACATCTGGTGAGAACCGAATAGACATGCTCAAACATCAGCTAGGTACTACTACTTAGGAACTAATGTGGCTCCGTATTCAAGTTGAGATATACCATGTCATCTATAGTTAAAAGTAATAAAGGCATTTTCAACTTACTTCTAATTGTGGTAGTTCTAAAAGGAAAATTAAATTCATGATTGGTGAAAAAAGCTCTACTCTAACCCTTATTTTTTCTCAGGAGCTTTACTCTAACCCTTATTGAGAGAGTGTGTCAGTAATGAAAGTGTCATATTAAAGGCATTATTTTAGTTTGCATAATTTTGTAGTTGAACACAAatatttgcacataattcaatAATGGTTACTCAAGAATTGCAGAAAAGCTGGAGATAACCATCTACTGAAGATAACATCTTCCACAAGATCTCTCCTTGTGTAAGGTTCTTTGACAGGCTCAAAACATTCATGCATCACATCCAGAGCGACACTAAGTTTGCTGTAAGTCTCCAGTATGGACTCATCATCAGCAGCATCAGAATCAAAATCATCAGCTTTTAAGAATTTCAACAAAGTCCAAGTGAGGTTATCAACTCCCACCATAACTGGCTTTCCCAGAAGTTGGCGGATACCCAAACATATCTGCAACAGAAATTAAGTTGTCTCAGAGAAAATGTTTCTTAAACATAAAATTCATTGGACAGAAAAAGAATAGTGgtgcatatttttattctttctttcctATAGCTCAATTTGACTTCTATTTAGAGAGAGAAACTTTTGTCATCTGTAACcaatcatttattttaaaaagttaaaCTTCATGTTTTTCATGCCTTAAACGTTTCCTCAGAATTGAGAATATGGGAAAATCAATAAAGAAAACTTTCTACGACCCAACTGGTTAATAAAGAATGCATGAGTGCATTCTACACTAGAATAACTTTTCAATGAAACAATTGACAAGAAATGGCAACTGTACTCTCTACTCAAGATGTCAATGCTTGGTATCCCGGTGTTAGGCAGGAAACCAAATACCTGCTCACATCTCTTGTCGCAAAACCAATCTCCTTCAGGATAACTATCCAGCTTTTGAAGACCCTTATTTCTCACACATCGAACATGATCTGTACAAAATTAATCAACATCAGTAACTCAAAAGAGAGTAATATCCTCAAATTCATAAAATTCTGTATGCCTAATCATGAATAGCTACTTACACTTGTGCTCACACTGACAACAGATAAGTACACTGCTGTCTGTAAAGTGGTCTTTGTTTTTATCAAATCTGCTCTGGCCACACATTTCACAACGGCATGATGGGCAAAACCAGTCACCATCTGGGACCTCCTTTTTAAGCAATAGAACACAGTTGGTATCAAAACCAGGTGCAGAGATAATATGCAAACATGCTCTCCCCTCTCACTGTCTAACCAATATAATTGAAATTTGGACCCAGAAGAGGACAAAGAAACAGAAGTAGGATAAAGCAATGAAGAAAATTTTTACCTTCATTCCAAGGCAACCAGAATGAAATGAAGATGGGCACTCATCACAGAGAAGTAATTCACCTCCATAATGGCACACAGAACACACGTAGTCGTTTGTGCCCAGATGACTGTCCTTCTTCAACGAACGTGGTCTATTATTCGTGCGTCTTACACTATTTTTGAGTTTCATCTGCAGTTGGCACTCAAGAAGAGATCTTCCATCTTCCAGAAATATGTTTGCAGAAGGTCTGTGGCAACTGCTTCCAGCATGCACCTCAAAGTTACTAATTCCGTAAACTGTTTGGCAGCAACTGCATTTGATCCCTTCACGAGTGATCCGCCCTTCTGCCATTGGACGACCATCTTTTTTCCCACGATACTGCACTTTGGTACGGGGCAGAACCACATTATTGTCTATCAACCAAGATAGCACTGTTCGAGGTGTATGATACAAGGAAGAAGAAATAGCTGCCTGCCGAGCTCTTTTGCTTGATCGCAGCACACGAGCTGAAGACTGAAATTCTATACAATCTGTTACTCTACTTAAAGATGTGGATTCATTTCCTTTCTTCAGCATATTGCAGCCACCTGCATATATCTCGTTTCTGTCACCATGATTactcctcttctttcttcttatgCTGATTTCACGAACTTTGACTTTGTGAAGTTGAGCAGGTTCTTTCGGAAGTGACATGACAGCAAAAGTCTCCGTTGATAACTTCTTACATGAATTCCTCCCAGGTGCTAAATTTCCCTGGAATTCCAGAGTTGATGGAGAAATTAATTCAAGTAACTGACCCTCAGCTTCCAACTGCTCCACACACCCTCTGCATGCTGTTAGAAGAGAATTAAAAAATTTTCCATTAGGAGAACGGTAGCGCAATTCTCTTTTGTTTCCTTTCCAATGATAATATAATTTCCATTCTATTGCAACTAGGTGCTGCTTAGCTTTCAGGATCATATAACTCTTTCCCTCACGGTTCAAATTGTCATAGGTAGGATTGTCTGCTGAAAAACAATAATCAATTACAGCTTGAGGGTTGAATTCAGGATCAATGATTGGTCCTTGAGAAGGAGAGGGCTGAGCTTTTGCCAGACAAGTAGACCGCTTGAGGTCATCAAGTGAACTATCATATGAAGTTTTTTGGCCTTCTGCAAAAGTTTCTGACTTTTCCAACATCTTACAAACTTGACGAAGTGAGTGAAATATCCTTCCATTGGGAGCAATGTACCGCGTCCTAATTTGGAAACTCTTTGCTAACTCAATTTTCCATCCTAAAAACAACAAATGCTTCTTAAGTTTTTGTAAGAGTGACCTATCGTTCGACATCTGATTCTCATTGTACTTAGAAATTGCATAAGGACAAAACTCAGCTATATCGTCCATGGTCTTCCATTCAAGTCGCTTGCTCTTTCTAGAATCTATCTCATTGGAAGGCTCAAAGTCTGTGAAACTCGATCTTTCACCCTTAGTAATTGAGAAAGTAGCAGAAATTTCATTTTTAGGGGGATGTAAAACAGACAAAGCAGTAGGTGATACAGATGGTTGTTCTTCTTGGCTTGGCAGAACTGAGCTAAACATAACATTACCACTCAGTGGAACATCCTCCGCGATTGGTGCAAAACCGTCTGAAACAATTTGCTTTTCAACAGGCTGAAGACATGACACATCCTGATCCATAGACAGCATTTCCCTACTATCGGAATTGCATATGGCTTCAATAAAGGGTACAATGGCCGAGTTATCAAAATATGTTTCAACATTCAATATAGCCTGGAGAGCAGGTTTTGAAAATTCTAGCAATTGGCCTCCCCCTACAAAGTCCGATGAAGAGTTCAACTCATAAAATATTTGCTTGACGCTTAACATAGTGTTGTCAAGCACAACTTCCTTGATCAAGATCCTCCAGATATCCCTCGAAGTGGATGTCCACTCCTTAAGATTTTCATAGCCATTCTTTTCCCGCACTTCATACCAAATTTGTTTCACCGAGACAAAAAGGGGGTGCAGAGGCTCAATCTCCTCAATTATTTCAAGAAACATCCAGCTACCACGAGGCTTCCATTCTTCCGAAACCTCATCCCAATCTTGAGTTATACGTAGACTGGCGACTTGAGCCTTCATTTCATCACCCAtatctggaaagaaaattctccggTCCTCGGCGCCATCTTCATGGTCAAAAATCACACCTTCCCACCAAGCATCCTGATAATATAAATCAACACATTGTCCATAAGGTAGAGCCCATCTCCCAAATTGAATTGGAGGCGGCAAAGGCCTAATGATACCACGATAGGTAACTGGCACCTTATCAGCAGGAATAATCCCATCAACCACGGGAGAAACATTCACAGACTCGATCAAGTTGATGGAACCGTCATCACATAGAAGGTGATCATACTGCACGCGACGAACCAAATAATCAGAAGCAATCACGGTAGCCAAGTGCCATGAACCCAGGAATCCATTTTCGATGCTCCTAACCTGCATAAAAATCATAATAATGTTTCAAAAAACACATTAAAACAAAAAAGCCCTGTCTCCTCCTTCGAGACCCCTCGATGAACAAACAGTGGTAGGCGAAAGCTAAATTTTTTTTGACAGGTGACTGAACAAAAATACAGAAAGCGCCCATAAACCTTTTAATCTTTTGACCACATTGATGCTGACGCTATATATGTACCCAAGAAAAACCCAAATAGGAAGAAAACAAAAGTCAGTTATCACTCATTTAGTAGTTTTTACTAGTTCAAGGCTTTTCACTACAGTAAAGAAAACCCGCATGCAATCACAATACAGCCTATTACCCATAGTGATATACTCACTTAGTTTGCCTAAAATTTAAGGCAATGTGCCGGCAAAAAGAATCTTGGAAAAAGGTTATGAAACAAATTTCAAACCCGAAATTAAAGAAATCCAAATCCCAGAAACCAATACATGAAAAAGAAGCATACCTCGACTTTTTCATCAACTTGGAGTTTGGGAGGAGTTTTGATGTTGATGGGTTCTTCAATGATGGCCATGGACAGAGTTATGCAGGCAGTGGGTGTCAATACATAACTTCAAATCAGCGGTCGATTTTCACAATGTCTGCCTCTACTAATTCTTGTGTCAAAGACTGCTCTTTTTTACGTCCCTCTTCATTAGCCACGCCAATGCCTCTTCTATTTCTCCTCTTCCTTTCCTCCACAATTCTCTTTGCGCCTCCAAAGAGAATTGTTTGATCTTCGCCTTCCTTCGTGTTTTATGTGCAAAAAATTTCACGTCTAAGGGCTGCTGCTCTTTAATAACCCTGTAATATTGATGGGCTttttagcttttaaattaattaagaagaattaacctaaataactTTATATGTGTATAAATATGTACaatcaatatataatttatgtatatatttaaaaaaagtaaaaagtgaaTATGACCGCCTATTTGTATAAGAATCTCGTGATTAGTGTTTAATTATATCATAGAGTGAACCCTCTATGTGAAGTCTACGTGGAACTTATTTAGTGGAAGCAGCAGCTCACAAGCTCCATGCATGCCTAGCTAATATTTTATTCAGTTTTACTTTACCCTTTTTTAGTATGTTAATAAAGCTTCATATTATCGTAGAAATACCTTTAACTCATCAAGTAAGATAATTTACTTTATAATAAAGGAGGCACGACAGAGACCATCTTTGCCTTATTAGGTTCTCATTGACTAACATCGTGATATCATACTATATTATGTGTGAAGCTCAAAATTGAAAATTAAATTATCACCATATTCATTTAAAACTACACGATCATTTTACCCTTTAAACTCAATCTTGTTCCTACAAGAATTCCTATACAAGTGAATAGTTTCAATTAAAACAGAATACAAAATAGTAAATTGCCCgtttgaaaataataaagtaGATACATCATATTAGGACCAACTCAAATTTGGTGATACTTAAATTCCATTAAAACTTTGGTATAGGTTGCGGGAGTCGAAACATTTCACCAACTTGAAAATTTGTGTTAACCATTTTGACAGGTCTCTTCTCTCATTCTTTCATTGTCTTCTCCCGCACTTATATTAGTTTTAATATTTTACTCACTACCAATTGAATTAATTGTCAAGCTTGGAAGAAAGAATatagtaaattttattttattttgttcgcCAGCTTATGCCATGACAGATGCTAAAGGAACAAACTGCTATGTTCTTGTACAAAAATCACTTGTCTTTGCCACAAGCAATCGTAATGGTCATTAAGATTTTAGACCTATTTCCACTTAATAATGAGGTATGCAGATCTACTACTAAAAGTATTGCTAATATGATGGTTATTGGATCGCATGTATTCGCATTGATCGAGAATGTGATtatgtaaatatatatttaagatATTCGTgcaataattttttcttttaggTCTTCTATATGCGGTTTGTTTTAGCTCCTTTGGAGCCTTTATTTTgtaacgacctagccgatcgtttcgagagttatagccctgttcccCTATTTCCTGCTTCTTTTGTGCCCTACAACTATATtgtgatataccgggttagttggttcgggttcggagaggttccGGAGGgaattgagacacatagtctcttaattgaaagcttaagttggaaaaattgaccggatgttgacttatgtgtaaacgacctcgaatttaaattttgatggttctcttGGCTcatttaggtgattttggacttaggagcgcgtccgaaatgtgatttggagttCCGTGGTAGAATTTTAGGCAtgaattgacgaaagttaaaattttggcgattttggccggcaaaggaaattttgatattggggtcggattggattttcagaagttggagtaggttggtgaggtcatttatgacttgtgtgcaacatttgaggtcattcggacgtggtttggtaggtttcggcatcgtttgtgaaattcagaagtttagaagttctttaggcttgaatccgggtgtaatttagtattttgatgttgttttgagtgattcgaaggttcaactaagttcgtatgatgttatgggatatgttggtatgtttggttgaggtcccgagggcctcaggtgagtttcgagtggttaacgaatcatttttggccttggtgagattgttgatatatgctactgcatttttctggtttcctctttcgcgttcgcgagagggtcctcgcgttcgcgaagagtattttTGAGATTATgaggatttgttcttcgcgttcgtgaaggggcAGACGCGAACACGAAGGTGTGATCTGcgtatgcatcgcgaacgcgggagtagggtcgcattcgcaaagaggaGAGAGGTAGTTGGGGACCCCCAGCCTTTTGATCTAGGCATTCACGAAGGTTTGAGCtagtaaagcatcgcgttcgtgaggcatgtgtcgcgttcgcgaagagtaaagcgTAGAGACAGTCAAGttggtctacgcgaacgcaagAGGACGGTCGCGTTTGCAAAGAGGGAAATCTGGGCAGACAGTGTTaaattcaaaatcgagggtttggtctCATTTTTCATACTTTAATCTAGAGATCACGAATTTGgacgattcttgaagggattttcacgGAGTTGAAGGGATTTGGACAATTCGGGGCGTGTgtaggccgatttgagaggcaaaggcatcgtagagtaggattttgcttggtttgaggtaagtaacgcttctgaagttggttctgagggttcaaaaccacaaattatatgttatgtgattggtattgaggtgacgcacatgccaagtgatgggcgtacgggcgtgcaccgtgagaattatgGCCTGGCTGACTCCATTGCACTATTTAGTGACTATATCCTGCTAGTATCCATGTTTTTATCacgtgataaagtaattgagttgtaaatcatgttagatatcatgtttaagcttcatgttggtattgttgggacccttaGTGGTCGCttcttgttgtcatctcattattttcattaatattctgtactcagtcatgttcatgcatttttatatcatatctcagtctcggttaattattgattcatcatatcattgtttcgggtttgttttcatgacattgtgagcttgtaggtgagactggagagattgatgactgagtgaggccgagggcttggttATGAGAgacaattatgggatcgggctgcacgcaaCAACGGTTATATTGATTATTATAATagtgtttgggctgtaggagcccctccggagtctgtaacacacccctagTTAGCGCGGATAATATTATTGAGCGATGgatttccctagacatggatttgtccgaagtacttgatacccgGAAATGGATTTCTCCACAAGGTTGGATAACCTTTTTTTCTCGGTACTAGGTGACTTACAATCAATATtgtatatgttctgggatggattTCTCTGGgacggatggccatatacagtatctaatggttgagcacttgagagtgggagcACATGGTGTATTTCATACAGTTTGTGCATTGTTCAGATAGCTGAGTTGTATACCTTACATTGTTCAGATCTGTATTTACTTTACTGCGTTGAGCTGtatatttgatttgaaagcatgcctatgttcctgcacatttatttctgttataactgttgaggttgagttcgtcactacctttcagtccaaagtttggacttgttacttactgagttggtatacttacgttactccctacacctcgtgtgcagatccaggcgacTCTATTCACGGTGACGGTTGGTGATCGAGCATTTCCAGAGTTTGGAGACTACCAAGGTAGATGCACTGCGTTTGCGGGCCTTGACTCTCATTCTTTATCATTTGATGTATTTTCAGTTGTTTTCCTTTAGACCTTGTAGTGGTTTGTACTTCGAGTAAAc includes these proteins:
- the LOC107829855 gene encoding uncharacterized protein LOC107829855, which produces MAIIEEPINIKTPPKLQVDEKVEVRSIENGFLGSWHLATVIASDYLVRRVQYDHLLCDDGSINLIESVNVSPVVDGIIPADKVPVTYRGIIRPLPPPIQFGRWALPYGQCVDLYYQDAWWEGVIFDHEDGAEDRRIFFPDMGDEMKAQVASLRITQDWDEVSEEWKPRGSWMFLEIIEEIEPLHPLFVSVKQIWYEVREKNGYENLKEWTSTSRDIWRILIKEVVLDNTMLSVKQIFYELNSSSDFVGGGQLLEFSKPALQAILNVETYFDNSAIVPFIEAICNSDSREMLSMDQDVSCLQPVEKQIVSDGFAPIAEDVPLSGNVMFSSVLPSQEEQPSVSPTALSVLHPPKNEISATFSITKGERSSFTDFEPSNEIDSRKSKRLEWKTMDDIAEFCPYAISKYNENQMSNDRSLLQKLKKHLLFLGWKIELAKSFQIRTRYIAPNGRIFHSLRQVCKMLEKSETFAEGQKTSYDSSLDDLKRSTCLAKAQPSPSQGPIIDPEFNPQAVIDYCFSADNPTYDNLNREGKSYMILKAKQHLVAIEWKLYYHWKGNKRELRYRSPNGKFFNSLLTACRGCVEQLEAEGQLLELISPSTLEFQGNLAPGRNSCKKLSTETFAVMSLPKEPAQLHKVKVREISIRRKKRSNHGDRNEIYAGGCNMLKKGNESTSLSRVTDCIEFQSSARVLRSSKRARQAAISSSLYHTPRTVLSWLIDNNVVLPRTKVQYRGKKDGRPMAEGRITREGIKCSCCQTVYGISNFEVHAGSSCHRPSANIFLEDGRSLLECQLQMKLKNSVRRTNNRPRSLKKDSHLGTNDYVCSVCHYGGELLLCDECPSSFHSGCLGMKEVPDGDWFCPSCRCEMCGQSRFDKNKDHFTDSSVLICCQCEHKYHVRCVRNKGLQKLDSYPEGDWFCDKRCEQICLGIRQLLGKPVMVGVDNLTWTLLKFLKADDFDSDAADDESILETYSKLSVALDVMHECFEPVKEPYTRRDLVEDVIFSRWSELNRLNFQGFYTVLLERNDELITVATVRIYGEKVAEVPLVATRFQYRRLGMCRILMNELEKKLMELRVERLVLPAVSSVLNTWTTSFGFSVMKESERLNFLNYTFLDFQGTTMCQKLLQDIPSVVSSGSTEAYQTHFQHINSKDNVELDGNSALSDVFQAALSERSEIVDQGSAHTPGGCETCNTDVPAPLVIAANQQARVGCLPCQDETNLQYRAEATGSNVFEKAASVEYKYYKRRRRYQPVEAKLVLEGLTV